A section of the Telopea speciosissima isolate NSW1024214 ecotype Mountain lineage chromosome 3, Tspe_v1, whole genome shotgun sequence genome encodes:
- the LOC122655480 gene encoding uncharacterized protein LOC122655480: MMHSYAPIQKHALIYIDDILLFSKNEEEHQQLSSQFLDITIQHGIMLSAKKMEIGVSKVNFLGVIITNGTYDLQLHIGKSLLEFSDGPFTIPQLQRFLGIVNYMIEFIPNQTRFLLMGSAFFKQMPAMTNGQQYCLKNFIMEPEKCVDTEVHSLNQLNAITIPLSKRYWQFAEGLKNSNFISLATPSRLKWTCHLSPECFNSSRRFSQNHNSSDGHNGSLNGHSRSNTSREKKMF, encoded by the exons ATGATGCACAGTTATGCACCCATTCAGAAGCATGCTCTCATTTATATAGATGATAttctcctcttttccaaaaACGAGGAAGAACACCAACAGCTTTCGTCCCAGTTTCTTGACATCACCATACAACATGGTATCATGCTCTCTGCCAAGAAGATGGAAATTGGAGTCTCTAAAGTTAACTTTCTTGGAGTTATCATTACCAACGGTACATATGATCTCCAGCTGCACATTGGCAAATCTCTGCTGGAATTTTCAGATGGTCCGTTCACTATACCTCAGCTCCAACGATTCCTTGGAATTGTTAATTACATGATCGAGTTTATCCCTAATCAAACCCG ATTCCTTCTAATGGGCTCCGCATTCTTCAAACAGATGCCAGCGATGACCAATGGGCAGCAGTATTGCTTGAAGAACTTCATAATGGAACCCGAAAAGTGTGTGGATACAGAAGTGCACAGTTTAAACCAGCTGAACGCCATTACCATTCCACTTTCAAAGAGATATTGGCAGTTCGCCGAGGGAttgaaaaattccaattttATCTCATTGGCCACACCTTCCAGATTGAAATGGACATGTCATCTTTCCCCAGAATGCTTCAATTCAAGCAGAAGGTTCTCCCAGAACCACAACTCCTCAGATGGGCACAATGGTTCTCTCAATGGTCATTCAAGGTCAAACACAtcaagggaaaagaaaatgttttAG